The genomic window CACCGGAGCGCCTGCGGGAAATCGCCCTGCTGACGGGTTATTGCGTCAGCTTCGGCATCGCCAGCGAAGCAAAGACCGTGCGCGATATCGATCTCACCGAGCGTGAGCTCGAGTGCCTTTTCTGGATCGCGGAAGGCAAGACAAGCGATGAAATTGCGATGATCCTTGGCATTTCACGCAATACGATCAATAATTACATCACAAGCGTGATGCGCAAAACCGCGACGAAAACCCGCTCGGAGGCAATTGCCTACGCCGTGCGCAACAACCTCGTATAATGGTCGGACGGATGGTACAGACGAAAGACAATGAGGGTACAGGTCACATGGGCATGTTTTACCGCAGCCCCGTCGTGACAAGCCGGTCGGATCTGTTTCCGAAGCTTGTCGCCATGCAGAAGCTGGTCGGCGCACGCAACTTCGTGGTCACGAAGGCTGCCGCTTCCGGCTTCCCCAACAAGAAGAAGATGACCTGCGAACTGGAAAACTGGGGCATGAATGCCGCAGAACAGAGCGCGCAGTTCATCCGCGCCGTCGGCGAGATTCTTCTCGACCATATCGAGACGTCGCTTTTGCCGGTCATCTGGCGCAACAAGAATGCCGGCGGCTTTGCCGATCTTCCCGATGTGCCGGCACTTCTGCGCCGTATCGAGAACGACACATTGCCCTATGCGGGGCTGGCTCTGCCGGTGCGGCTCGGCACCATCGGCAACGGCTACATCGTGTTCTGCGGCACCAATCTCATTCTCGACAATGAGGTCGTGATCGAGCAGCATATCAAGTGCTGTGAGATCATGGTGGACATGCTGGCCCTTGACGAGCGCAAGGTCGCCCCCTCGGAAGCCCTGAGCGAGCGAGAAATTGCCTGCCTGCAACTGGCCGGCGATGGTCGTATCAGCGAAGAGATCGCGGTCAAGCTCGGCCTTTCCGTGCACACCGTCAATGCCTATCTCGGTTCGGCAACGATCAAGCTCGATTCCGTCAACCGCATCCAGGCGATCGCGAAGGCCATCAGGCTGGGTTACATTCACTGATGGTGGACGGGGTTCTCCCGTCCCCTTAAGCCAACAGAATCTCGGCGGATTTTCACGCTCCCCTAAAAGGCGCCATCAGCACTTCGCGTTTTTTTAACAGTTGCCCATTAGAACTTTCGTAAGTTTGGCTTTGGGGAACTGTTTCATGCACAACCGGCTCTTTAAGTCCGTTGCGGGTAAGGTCGTCGTGCTGACGATCGGTCTCATCACGCTCAGCGTGGCGGCAGTTGGTTTTTCCACCTACATTCGCTTGAAGGACAACATCATCACCACTGCGCTGCGTGATACGCACAGTGCAATGCGGGGCATGGCTATCCTTTACGAGATGAAGGTCGGCGGCGTTGCCCTCGAAATGGTGGATGGCGAGCTGAAGAGTGTGGGCCGCGCCAGCATCGGAACGATGCGCGACAATGATCTCGTAGACCGTACCGCAGCTGGCAACGGCGGTATCTCCACGGTTTTTGAAGCCAAGGCCGGCGAGTTTATTCGACTGACCACCAATCTGAAGAACGAGAAGGGTGAGAGAGCGGCAGGCACCAAGCTTGCTACCGATCATCCCGCCTTCGAAAAAGTCTCCAAGGGCGAGGCCTATTTCGGCACTGCCACACTGTTCGGCACCAGCTACATGACCGGTTACATGCCGGTTACGAACAAGACCGGCGCCTCCGTCGGCATACTGTTCGTGGGTGTTCCCATGGATGTCTACAATGCGCAGATATACAGCCTGCGCGACATGATGCTGATCTGCGGCGCGCTTGCCATGGTCGGCGTCGGTCTGCTCGCTTACTTCGTCATCAAGCGCACGCTTCAGCCGCTCAGCAAACTGACCGATGCCGTGAAATCTCTTTCGGACGGCAATCTCGAAACGCCGATCCCCTATGCCACCAACGCCAATGAATTCGGCAATATCGCTCGCGCTCTGGTGATTTTCCGCGAGAATGCGGTTGAGAAGCTGGCGATCGAGGGCAAAAGTGCGGAGGAACGCTCCGCGGCCGAGTCCGAGCGACACCGCAACGATGCCGAGAAGCAGGAACTGGACAGTCAGATCGAGTTTGCGGTGGGCGAGATTGCCTCCGGCCTCGGCAGGCTTTCGCACGGCGATCTCAGCCGCACGATCGAGACGCCCTTCGCGGGCCGCCTCGACCGGCTGCGCACGGATTTCAACGAATCCCTGCTCAACCTGCGGGATGCGCTGGGACAGATCCGCGAGCGCACGCTCATCATTCAGCACAGCGGCTTTGAAATCGAACAGTCGTCGGTTGATCTGTCGAAGCGCACCGAAAATCAGGCCGCCTCGCTGGAGGAGACCGCCGCTGCAGTCGAGGAAATTACCGCAACCGTCAGATCGTCGGCCGAGCGCGCGCGGGAAGCCAATGAGGCCGTGCGCATCACCAAGCAGAGCGCCGACAGTTCCGGTTCGGTCGTCAGCAATGCCGTCGATGCCATGAGCCGTATCGAAGGCGCCTCGCGCAAGATTGAGCAGATCATCGAGGTCATCGATGACATCGCCTTCCAGACCAATCTTCTGGCGCTCAATGCCGGCATCGAAGCAGCGCGTGCCGGTGAAGCGGGCAAAGGTTTTGCCGTCGTGGCGCAGGAAGTGCGCGAGCTTGCCCAGCGCTCCGCCGACGCGGCCCGCGAAATCAAGCAGCTCATCAACCAGTCGACCCATGAGGTCAGCTCCGGTTCGAAGCTGGTGCAGGAGGCGGGCACAGTTCTCTCGGCCATCAGCCAGCAGATTGTGACCGTCAGCCAGCATGTCGAAACCATCGCGACGGCGACGCAGGACCAGTCCTCCGCGCTTCACAACGTCAACAGCTCCGTCAACCAGATGGACCAGATGACGCAGCAGAACGCAGCACTTGCCGAACAGTCGAGCGCGGCCAGCAGCATATTATCGGGCGAGGTGGAAGCGCTGCTCGCTCTCGTTCAGCGGTTCCAGATGGAGCAGGGGTCTGCGGTCGGTTCGGGTCGATTGAACCGGGCGGCCTGATATTTCCATTTTTGAAGGTCAATGCAGCTCCCGGATCGCAAGGTCCGGGAGTTTTTATTCAGCCGCTGCCCGCACCGTGCTGGATATCTGGTTGATATAGGCGCGCATCGCCGCAGGCTTGACCGGTTTGTGCTGCACGGAAATCCCGTATTTTTCCGCATCGCTGCGCACTTCCGGGCTGCGATCCGCAGTTACCAGCAGGGCGGGGATCGTCTTGTCGTAAAATGTCCTGATGAAGCGGATGGCGCTGATGCCATCGCCATCATCAAGATGATAGTCGGCGATGATGATATCCGGGGCTGCGGCCAGAGTGAGGAAGGGTTCTTCCAGCGCCGCCACGGAACCCGCCGGCAAGACCTCGCAACCCCATCCGGTCAGCAGTAGCGTCATCCCCTCGAGGATTTTCGGCTCGTTGTCGATGCACAGCACCCGAATACCCTGAAGACGGTCGCTTGCCGCGTGGCTGGTTATCCCGCCCTCCATCTTGACTGGAGCGAGGCGGTCCGCCTCACGCGGCAGATGGATGCGGAAGGTCGTGCCTCTGCCGAGGGTGGAAATGAGCTGCACCGGATGGTGCAGCATGCGTGACAGGCGATCGACGATGGAAAGGCCGAGCCCGAGGCCCGACGCCGTTTTTGCCCCTTCGTCCAGCCGGGCGAATTCCTTAAAGACGGTGCGGAATTTGGAGGCGGGTATGCCGATGCCGGAATCCGTTACCTGAATGACGACTTCGCCGCCCCGGCGGCGCGCGCCGACGACCACCTTACCCTCAAGCGTATATTTGATGGCGTTGGAGACGAGGTTCTGTATCAGCCGTCGCAGCAGATTGGGGTCTGAACGCACCGTGAGCGAGGTGGGCATGACGACGAGATCGAGGTTCTTCTCCTGCGCCATCGGCGCGAAATCGGTCTCGATGCGTTTCAATAGCTCGTTGAGCGGCACGGATGTCATGCGCGCCTTCATCGAGCCGGTGTCGAGGCGGGAAATATCGAGAACCGCGCCGAGAATGGTTTCGACCGATTCCAGCGCCGAATCGATATTGTGAACGAGATCGCTTTCGCCCGAGGCGCCAAGCCGTTCGACCAGCGAGGAGGAATAGAGGCGGGCGGCATTCAGCGGCTGGAGAATATCGTGACCGGCGGCGGCGAAGAACCGCGTCTTGCCGATATTGGCCTCATCGGCCGACGCTCTCGCCTCCGCCAGCGCTCGGTTGACGCGGGTCAGCTCCACGGTGCGTTCCTCGACCCGCTGCTCCAGCGTTTCATTCGCCTGTTTCAGCGCCTGGTCGCTCGCCACACGCTGGGTGATATCGGTGAAGGTGGCAACGATGCCCTTGTCCGGCATGGTGTTGGAGCGCACCTCGATGATGCGCTCGCCGCCCGCCAGCACCAGAGAGAAGGGCAGGTCCATGGTCAGGAAGCTAGTGATCAGCTCATCCGTATCACCGGGAGGCATGTCGCCGCGCTCCTGCAGCATGGTGACGATTTCGGTCAGCGGCACGCCCACCTGGCCGAATTGTTCCGGTAGGTCCAGCAGGGTGCGGAAACGCCGGTTCCAGATGGTCAGTTGCTGCGAGCTGTCGAAAACGGCGATGCCCTGATCCATCTGCGCCAGCGCCGTCTGCAGCATGTCCTGATTATACTGTAGCGCCTCGCTCGCCTGATCGAGCAGCCAGGCCGTATCCGCGCTGGTATCTTCCGCCTTTTGCAGAATGATCGAGAGCACGAGGCGGGCGGAGGAAGAGCCGATGGCGCTGCCCAGCAATTGTTCGGAAAAATGGATCAGCGCCATATCCGCCGGCTGGTCGTCATTCAGTTTCCTGCCTGCCGTCTTCTCATAGGTCGCAAGCGAGCGCAGCATACGCTCTTCGCCGAGATAACGGGCAATCGCGCTTTTGAGGTCGCCGACGCTGACACGGGTTTTCCAGCCGCGTGTGGCGAATTGCGATTTCGAATGGCGCTTGACGAAGATGCCGGACTGGATGCGTTCCACCGGCCGCGGATTGCGCGAGAGCGAACCCAGCACGAAGGCGAGGCTGTTGACGAGCAGGCTGAGGATGACCGCATTCACGAAAGGATCGGCCTCGGGACCGTTAAACACCGTGCTGCCGGAAAACAGGAAGCCGAGAATGGTCGCCGCGACCTCGGAATTGTCGGGGCCGCCGAAGCTCGGCAGGAATAGCAGATAGGCCCAGACGAAAAAGCCCGAACTGAGGCCTGCAATTGCGCCGCGGGCATTGGCACGACGCCAGAACAGCCCGCCAAACAGGGCAGGGGCCATCTGGGCGATGGCGGCGAAAGCCAGAAGGCCGATGGAGGCTAGTCCCGTGGCGCTATCGGCTGCGCGGTAGTAACCGTAACCCAGGAGCATCACCGCAAAGATCGCCGTCCTGCGGATGTTGAGCAGCGTCTTGGCGAAGTTGTCCCGGTGCGGAGAGCGGTTGAGTAGCTTCTGCCGTAGGAAGATCGGCATGACGATGTCGTTGGAAATCATGATCGACAGTGCCACTGAAGCGACGATCACCATTGCTGTCGCTGCCGAAAAACCGCCGATGAAGGTGATCAGCGAGACAACAGGCATCTGATGATTGAGCGGCAGTTGCAGCACGTAGAGATCGGCATCGCCATTGGCGCCCAGCGTCAGAATGCCTGCGAGCGCGATCGGCAGCACGAAGATGTTGATGGCGATGAGATAGAGCGGCAGCAGGAACCCCGCCATGCGCAGCTCTTCCGGTGTGCGGTTTTCCACCACGGTGACGTGGAACTGGCGCGGCAGCAGGATGATGGCGAAGCCTGACAATAGCGTCATCACGATCCAGCGGCTGATGGGCGTGTGATAGGAGATGGCCCGCATGGCCTGCTCATTATCAGTCGCCAGCTGCCACAGATGTGCTGGGCCATCGAAGAGAACGAAGAGCACATAAAAGCCGACCGTGCACATGGCGACCAGTTTGACCAGTGATTCCATCGAAATTGCCAGAATGAGCCCGTCCTGGTGTTCGGTGGCATCCGTGTGGCGAGTGCCGAACATGACGGCGAAGCCCGCCATGACGAGAGTGACGACAAGCGGCAGATCGAGGAAATAGAGATTGCCGCTGCCGATACCGTAATCGCCGGGATCGACCATCGTCGCCACGGAACTGGACACCGCTTTAAGCTGCAGCGCGATATAGGGAATGGCGCCGACCAGCGCGATGATGGCGACGATCATCGCCACGGTGGAATTCTTGCCGTAACGGGCGGCGATGAAATCCGCAACCGAGGTCAGCTTTTCCGTTTTGGCGAGATCGACGATTCGGCGGATGATCGGCATGCCAAGGGTGAAGGCAAGGATGGGGCCAGTATAAATACCGAGGAACTCAAGACCTTTATCGGCTGCAAGCCCCACACCGCCGAAATAGGTCCAGGAGGTACAATATATCGCCAGGCTGAGCGCATAGACGAACGGCCGCCCCTTTTTCGGCACGTTTCTTTCACGGCTTTTCCTGTCCCCGTAGCTCGCGACTGCAAACAGCAGCAGGATATAAGCGAAGGCCGAGCCGAATATGATCCACCCAGGAAGCACGCATCCTCCCCATGCAGGAATTCCCTTAAATGAGCATAGGCGAATTCCGCACCGTTGAGAATGAGCGCGATCTGATCATAAAGTTCAAGATGACAGCATGTCCCGTAAAAGTGCGTAGCGGTTTGACGCCCGGAAAATACGACGAAAAGAGTGCTGAAGCACCTCCGTCGATGCCATTTTCATCGCACATGCTTTAGCGTGCAAAAAAGCTAATAAATGCAATCTTGACGAATTCCAAAAGTGTAAGGGAATCTGTATGGTTGAAGGCGTAGGGACAGTCACATAGCTTCAGCTCGCGAAGCAGGAGAGAGGGACAATCTGAATGCTTAACGAATTTAAAACCTTCATTGCCCGCGGCAATGTCATGGATCTGGCCGTGGGTGTGATTATCGGTGCGGCTTTCAGCAAGATCGTCGATTCCGTCGTGAACGATCTCATCATGCCGATCGTCGGTGCAATTTTCGGCGGGTTCGACTTCTCGAATTACTTCCTGCCGCTGAGCGCAAACGTCAACGCCACCTCGCTCGCTGCCGCCCGCGAACAGGGCGCCGTCTTCGCCTATGGTAACTTCCTGACGGTTCTCATCAACTTCCTCATCCTGGCCTGGATCATTTTCCTGATGGTCAAGGGCGTCAACAAGCTCCGCGATTCGGTTGAACGCAAGAAGATTGACGAAAAGCCGGACGCTGCCCCGCCGCCGGAAGACGTCAAGCTCCTCACCGAAATCCGCGATCTGCTGAAGACGCGCTGAGACCCGGACCAATCCCCGGCGCGATCTGCCGGCCCGCGTGGTGGTCGGCGGGTTCCTGCCGGGGATGATCCATAAAGAAAATCCATGATCGTCTCACGGAATATCATGCACATGGCTGATCCGATGCGATAAGAAGGCATCAAACGGAGTGTCTTTAATGTCCATTTTGAACAGTCTGAGTGCGCGCTCTCTGGCAGCTCCCGAGAGCGGCATTGTCGAAGTCGTGAATTATGCCCGGGTGCGGGACAATCTCCTGCCGCTCTGGGTTGGCGAAGGTGATCTGCCGAGCCCCGACTTCATCAATCAGGCCGCCATCGATGGGCTGAACAATGGCGAAACTTTCTATACCTGGCAGCGCGGCATTCCTGAATTGCGGCAGGCGCTGAGCCGTTATTATGAGCGGCATTTTGGGGCATCACTGCCGCCGGAGCATTTTTATGCCACCGGTTCCGGCATGCAGGCAATTGTGCTTGCAGTGCAGGCGCTGACCTCGCCGGGCGACGAGATGGTCTACCTATCTCCGACATGGCCGAATATCGTCGCTGCCATCGGCGTTGCCGGCGCAAAGGCCGTTCCGGTCGGCATCGATTTCCGCGATGGCCGCTGGGATCTCGATATCAACAGGCTGGAAAGCGCAATCACCGGCAAGACGAAGGCGCTTTTCATCAACACGCCCTCCAACCCCACGGGATGGACGGCAACGCGCGACAATCTCCGCGACGTTCTGGCGCTCGCCCGAAAACACGATCTGTGGATCGTCGCGGACGAAATCTATGCGCTTTATCACTATACCGGCAGCCGCGCGCCGTCCTTCCTCGACGTGATGGAGCCGGACGACAAGATCGTCTTTGCCAACTCCTTCTCGAAGAACTGGTCGATGACCGGCTGGCGCGTCGGCTGGCTTGTTGCACCCCCGGCCATCGGTCAGGTGATCGAAAACCTCATTCAATATTCCACATCAGGCGTGGCGCAGTTCATGCAGCGCGGTGCCGTCGCCGCCCTTGATCACGGTGATGGTTTCGTCCGCGAGAACTACGAACGCGCTTTGACTTCCCGCGACATTCTTTGCGACGCGCTGATCGCCACGAACCGTGTGGAAACCCTGAAACCGGATGGCGCCCTTTATGCCTTCCTCAAGATTGACGGCGTCACGGACAGCCGCGCCACGGCACTCGATATCGTCGATAAGACCGGCGTCGGCCTTGCGCCCGGCACGGCCTTCGGTCCGGGCGGAGAGTTGTTCCTGCGCGCCTGCTTCCTGCGCAACCCCAGGCAGATAGAAGATGCGGCCGATCGGCTGGCATCCTACATTCTCGGCAGGTAAGCCCCGATCTTC from Agrobacterium tumefaciens includes these protein-coding regions:
- a CDS encoding pyridoxal phosphate-dependent aminotransferase; this translates as MSILNSLSARSLAAPESGIVEVVNYARVRDNLLPLWVGEGDLPSPDFINQAAIDGLNNGETFYTWQRGIPELRQALSRYYERHFGASLPPEHFYATGSGMQAIVLAVQALTSPGDEMVYLSPTWPNIVAAIGVAGAKAVPVGIDFRDGRWDLDINRLESAITGKTKALFINTPSNPTGWTATRDNLRDVLALARKHDLWIVADEIYALYHYTGSRAPSFLDVMEPDDKIVFANSFSKNWSMTGWRVGWLVAPPAIGQVIENLIQYSTSGVAQFMQRGAVAALDHGDGFVRENYERALTSRDILCDALIATNRVETLKPDGALYAFLKIDGVTDSRATALDIVDKTGVGLAPGTAFGPGGELFLRACFLRNPRQIEDAADRLASYILGR
- the mscL gene encoding large conductance mechanosensitive channel protein MscL, whose translation is MLNEFKTFIARGNVMDLAVGVIIGAAFSKIVDSVVNDLIMPIVGAIFGGFDFSNYFLPLSANVNATSLAAAREQGAVFAYGNFLTVLINFLILAWIIFLMVKGVNKLRDSVERKKIDEKPDAAPPPEDVKLLTEIRDLLKTR
- the visR gene encoding transcriptional regulator VisR, which gives rise to MFYRSPVVTSRSDLFPKLVAMQKLVGARNFVVTKAAASGFPNKKKMTCELENWGMNAAEQSAQFIRAVGEILLDHIETSLLPVIWRNKNAGGFADLPDVPALLRRIENDTLPYAGLALPVRLGTIGNGYIVFCGTNLILDNEVVIEQHIKCCEIMVDMLALDERKVAPSEALSEREIACLQLAGDGRISEEIAVKLGLSVHTVNAYLGSATIKLDSVNRIQAIAKAIRLGYIH
- a CDS encoding PAS domain-containing hybrid sensor histidine kinase/response regulator; translation: MLPGWIIFGSAFAYILLLFAVASYGDRKSRERNVPKKGRPFVYALSLAIYCTSWTYFGGVGLAADKGLEFLGIYTGPILAFTLGMPIIRRIVDLAKTEKLTSVADFIAARYGKNSTVAMIVAIIALVGAIPYIALQLKAVSSSVATMVDPGDYGIGSGNLYFLDLPLVVTLVMAGFAVMFGTRHTDATEHQDGLILAISMESLVKLVAMCTVGFYVLFVLFDGPAHLWQLATDNEQAMRAISYHTPISRWIVMTLLSGFAIILLPRQFHVTVVENRTPEELRMAGFLLPLYLIAINIFVLPIALAGILTLGANGDADLYVLQLPLNHQMPVVSLITFIGGFSAATAMVIVASVALSIMISNDIVMPIFLRQKLLNRSPHRDNFAKTLLNIRRTAIFAVMLLGYGYYRAADSATGLASIGLLAFAAIAQMAPALFGGLFWRRANARGAIAGLSSGFFVWAYLLFLPSFGGPDNSEVAATILGFLFSGSTVFNGPEADPFVNAVILSLLVNSLAFVLGSLSRNPRPVERIQSGIFVKRHSKSQFATRGWKTRVSVGDLKSAIARYLGEERMLRSLATYEKTAGRKLNDDQPADMALIHFSEQLLGSAIGSSSARLVLSIILQKAEDTSADTAWLLDQASEALQYNQDMLQTALAQMDQGIAVFDSSQQLTIWNRRFRTLLDLPEQFGQVGVPLTEIVTMLQERGDMPPGDTDELITSFLTMDLPFSLVLAGGERIIEVRSNTMPDKGIVATFTDITQRVASDQALKQANETLEQRVEERTVELTRVNRALAEARASADEANIGKTRFFAAAGHDILQPLNAARLYSSSLVERLGASGESDLVHNIDSALESVETILGAVLDISRLDTGSMKARMTSVPLNELLKRIETDFAPMAQEKNLDLVVMPTSLTVRSDPNLLRRLIQNLVSNAIKYTLEGKVVVGARRRGGEVVIQVTDSGIGIPASKFRTVFKEFARLDEGAKTASGLGLGLSIVDRLSRMLHHPVQLISTLGRGTTFRIHLPREADRLAPVKMEGGITSHAASDRLQGIRVLCIDNEPKILEGMTLLLTGWGCEVLPAGSVAALEEPFLTLAAAPDIIIADYHLDDGDGISAIRFIRTFYDKTIPALLVTADRSPEVRSDAEKYGISVQHKPVKPAAMRAYINQISSTVRAAAE
- a CDS encoding methyl-accepting chemotaxis protein — protein: MHNRLFKSVAGKVVVLTIGLITLSVAAVGFSTYIRLKDNIITTALRDTHSAMRGMAILYEMKVGGVALEMVDGELKSVGRASIGTMRDNDLVDRTAAGNGGISTVFEAKAGEFIRLTTNLKNEKGERAAGTKLATDHPAFEKVSKGEAYFGTATLFGTSYMTGYMPVTNKTGASVGILFVGVPMDVYNAQIYSLRDMMLICGALAMVGVGLLAYFVIKRTLQPLSKLTDAVKSLSDGNLETPIPYATNANEFGNIARALVIFRENAVEKLAIEGKSAEERSAAESERHRNDAEKQELDSQIEFAVGEIASGLGRLSHGDLSRTIETPFAGRLDRLRTDFNESLLNLRDALGQIRERTLIIQHSGFEIEQSSVDLSKRTENQAASLEETAAAVEEITATVRSSAERAREANEAVRITKQSADSSGSVVSNAVDAMSRIEGASRKIEQIIEVIDDIAFQTNLLALNAGIEAARAGEAGKGFAVVAQEVRELAQRSADAAREIKQLINQSTHEVSSGSKLVQEAGTVLSAISQQIVTVSQHVETIATATQDQSSALHNVNSSVNQMDQMTQQNAALAEQSSAASSILSGEVEALLALVQRFQMEQGSAVGSGRLNRAA